In Chryseobacterium lactis, a single genomic region encodes these proteins:
- a CDS encoding glycine-rich domain-containing protein: protein METSMLLKDESLWDRILGFSLDAPDAAFPFSKKLAKEENWSLDFAQKAIEEYKKFVYLCCILPNGASPSQIVDKVWHMHLIYTQNYWEDFCPNILKKPLHHHPSKGGITEKQKHQNWFDDTLTNYRKVFQQEAPDDIWKEQKKKSKLQSWMKKMSFFSPAFILLLLFSCTDGVGFTGLLVTGVVFAIIFILGTIGAIVGNNEVSDPNRKDQQNNNGSSCGGSSCSGGGGCGGGCGGCGGCGGCGG, encoded by the coding sequence ATGGAAACAAGTATGTTATTAAAAGATGAATCTCTTTGGGACAGAATCCTTGGATTTTCTTTAGATGCTCCGGATGCTGCTTTTCCTTTCTCAAAAAAGTTGGCAAAAGAAGAAAACTGGAGCTTAGATTTTGCACAGAAGGCCATCGAAGAATATAAAAAATTTGTCTACCTCTGCTGTATCCTTCCCAATGGAGCCTCGCCGAGCCAGATAGTGGATAAAGTGTGGCATATGCATTTGATCTACACTCAGAACTATTGGGAAGATTTTTGCCCCAATATTTTGAAAAAACCGCTTCATCACCATCCATCAAAGGGAGGAATTACAGAAAAACAAAAACATCAGAACTGGTTTGATGATACGTTAACGAATTACCGGAAAGTGTTTCAGCAGGAAGCACCTGACGACATCTGGAAAGAACAGAAGAAAAAATCTAAATTACAATCCTGGATGAAAAAGATGTCTTTTTTTTCTCCAGCCTTTATCTTACTGCTGTTATTCTCATGTACAGACGGAGTTGGTTTTACCGGGCTTTTGGTTACAGGAGTGGTATTTGCAATTATTTTCATTCTGGGAACAATAGGAGCAATAGTAGGAAATAATGAGGTCTCTGATCCCAATAGAAAAGACCAACAAAACAATAACGGAAGCAGCTGTGGAGGCTCAAGTTGTAGTGGTGGTGGAGGTTGTGGCGGTGGCTGCGGCGGTTGTGGAGGATGCGGTGGCTGCGGAGGATAA
- the mnmA gene encoding tRNA 2-thiouridine(34) synthase MnmA, which translates to MKIVVGLSGGVDSSVTAYLLQQQGHEVVALFMRNWNDASVTLEDECPWIEDSNDALMVAQKLGIPFQVIDMSELYKERIVDYMFDEYQKGRTPNPDVLCNREVKFDVFMKTAMSLGADKVATGHYARVNSTFDENGKEIFHLLAGKDNNKDQSYFLCQLSQDQLSKALFPIGELTKPQVREIAKEIGLVTADKKDSQGLCFIGKVSLPQFLQQQLKPNEGEIVEIFKDSPLFQEETPVFSSKEEELKFLSRKINYKKADGKVIGKHQGAQFFTIGQSRGLGIGGHKESCFIVSRDMENNILFVGEGSHFPGLYKKALRIDNSELHWVREDLRLENGASLEVLSRFRYRQSLQKATLYQFEDALYVEFDEPQSAIAEGQFASWYIDDELIGSGVIS; encoded by the coding sequence ATGAAAATAGTAGTAGGCCTCTCAGGAGGTGTAGACTCCAGCGTTACAGCATATTTGCTACAACAACAAGGCCATGAGGTAGTGGCATTGTTTATGAGAAACTGGAATGATGCTTCGGTAACACTAGAAGATGAATGTCCCTGGATTGAGGACAGCAATGATGCCCTGATGGTGGCACAGAAACTGGGAATTCCTTTCCAGGTGATCGATATGAGCGAACTTTACAAAGAACGTATTGTGGATTATATGTTCGATGAATACCAGAAAGGAAGAACTCCAAACCCGGATGTTTTGTGTAACAGAGAAGTAAAATTTGATGTTTTCATGAAAACGGCAATGTCTCTGGGTGCAGACAAGGTGGCAACAGGTCACTATGCAAGGGTCAATTCGACTTTTGATGAAAACGGAAAAGAGATTTTCCATCTTCTGGCCGGAAAAGATAATAATAAGGATCAGTCTTATTTTCTTTGCCAGCTAAGCCAGGATCAATTGTCTAAGGCTTTATTTCCTATCGGAGAACTGACTAAGCCTCAGGTAAGAGAAATCGCAAAAGAAATCGGATTAGTAACCGCTGATAAAAAAGATTCGCAAGGATTATGTTTTATCGGAAAGGTAAGTCTTCCCCAATTTTTACAACAACAGTTGAAACCCAATGAAGGTGAGATTGTAGAAATTTTCAAAGATTCTCCTTTATTCCAGGAAGAAACACCTGTATTCTCTTCTAAAGAGGAAGAGCTGAAATTTTTATCCAGAAAAATCAATTATAAAAAAGCTGACGGAAAGGTAATCGGAAAGCATCAGGGAGCACAATTCTTTACGATCGGACAAAGCAGAGGATTGGGAATAGGTGGCCATAAAGAAAGCTGCTTTATTGTTTCCAGAGATATGGAAAATAATATCCTGTTTGTAGGAGAAGGAAGTCATTTCCCGGGACTTTACAAGAAAGCCCTAAGGATCGATAACTCGGAACTGCATTGGGTACGTGAAGATCTTAGGCTTGAAAATGGCGCTTCCCTAGAAGTATTGTCAAGATTCAGATACCGACAATCTTTGCAAAAAGCTACGCTTTATCAGTTTGAAGATGCCCTTTATGTAGAATTTGATGAACCTCAATCTGCTATTGCTGAAGGCCAGTTTGCATCATGGTATATTGATGATGAATTGATCGGAAGTGGCGTGATTTCGTAA
- a CDS encoding transporter: MKKFIIPLMLLFSGTVFSQISVGTPTQENNKWTFGGGIGLGFGSNSSFYLQASPRVGYRLTNDLEAGVVGSVSWQTSDYFRSTMFGVGPFANYYIGRSFYLGANYQHYFINYRDKYYDYKYNREENALYLGGGYMQRIGNNSFMQIGLMYNVLYKERTSVFSSGLIPNIGFVVGL, encoded by the coding sequence ATGAAAAAGTTTATTATTCCGTTAATGCTTCTGTTCTCAGGAACCGTTTTTTCACAAATTTCTGTGGGAACGCCAACTCAAGAAAATAACAAATGGACCTTTGGAGGAGGAATCGGGCTAGGCTTTGGAAGCAACAGCTCATTTTATCTGCAAGCTTCTCCAAGAGTAGGATACAGGCTTACAAATGATTTGGAAGCAGGGGTCGTGGGAAGTGTTTCCTGGCAGACTTCAGATTATTTCAGATCAACAATGTTTGGAGTAGGTCCATTTGCCAATTACTATATCGGAAGATCATTTTATCTGGGTGCCAATTATCAGCATTATTTTATTAATTATAGAGATAAATACTATGATTATAAATACAATAGAGAAGAAAATGCATTGTATCTCGGTGGTGGATATATGCAAAGGATAGGCAATAATTCTTTTATGCAGATAGGATTGATGTACAATGTACTTTATAAAGAAAGAACAAGTGTATTTTCAAGTGGTTTAATTCCTAATATCGGCTTTGTGGTGGGACTTTAA
- a CDS encoding ATP-dependent Clp protease ATP-binding subunit, with protein MDYKFSQGLSQVFKQSKSEAKRLKSEFLNTEHLLLGIIKTENSAKEILQNLNADLTQIRRKIETLNTASLNPISEEVTNISFTKMADHAIKRAELECRQYKSNEINTVHLLLGILYKYEDPTSNILGAYDIDYEGVSKEYQTMLKNSGQAPQMSAYDDDDEREEFEQMRKPTGNLGSAKSKTPTLDNFGRDLTSLARDGKLDPVIGREKEIERVSQILSRRKKNNPLLIGEPGVGKSAIAEGLALRIQQKKVSRVLYGKRVITLDLASLVAGTKYRGQFEERMKAIMTELEKNRDVILFIDELHTIVGAGSSTGSLDASNMFKPALARGEIQCIGATTLDEYRQYIEKDGALERRFQKVMVEPTSIDETIQILNQIKDKYEEHHNVVYTPEAINACVNLTSRYITDRFLPDKAIDAMDEAGSRVYIKNMKVPTEIIDFEKKIEDIKEMKQKAVKAQDYLEARKLKDEEERLQMELNAAQEKWDKDVKEKKETVTEENVAEVVSMMSGVPVTKVGKNELDKLAQMDEKLNGKVIGQEDAVKKVVKAIQRNRAGLKDPNRPIGTFIFLGTTGVGKTELAKVMARELFESDESLIRIDMSEYMEKFAVSRLVGAPPGYVGYEEGGQLTEAVRRKPYAVVLLDEIEKAHPDVFNILLQILDEGHVTDSLGRKIDFRNTIIILTSNIGTRDLKDFGDGVGFGTSAKKTSSDTRARSTIENALKKAFAPEFLNRIDDIVIFNSLVQDDIKKIIDIELNKLYGRLEKLGYKVELTEEAKDFISEKGWDKDFGARPLKRAIQKYIEDLLAEMLVNKQLNEGETVVLDLNDAKDALIGKTQKTKKSAAEKSSQS; from the coding sequence ATGGATTATAAGTTTTCACAAGGTTTGAGCCAAGTGTTCAAACAAAGCAAAAGCGAAGCTAAAAGGCTGAAAAGTGAATTTCTTAATACAGAACATCTACTTTTAGGTATTATAAAAACGGAAAACTCTGCAAAAGAAATCCTTCAAAACCTTAATGCGGATTTAACACAAATCAGAAGAAAAATTGAAACTCTAAATACAGCAAGTCTAAATCCTATTTCTGAGGAGGTTACCAATATTTCTTTCACCAAAATGGCGGATCATGCCATTAAACGTGCGGAGTTAGAATGCCGACAATACAAAAGCAATGAAATTAATACCGTTCACCTGCTTTTAGGTATTCTATATAAATATGAGGATCCTACTTCAAATATTCTGGGAGCTTATGACATCGACTACGAAGGAGTTTCAAAAGAATACCAGACGATGCTTAAAAATTCCGGTCAGGCACCACAGATGAGTGCTTATGATGACGATGATGAAAGAGAGGAATTTGAGCAAATGAGAAAGCCTACAGGAAACTTAGGCTCAGCAAAAAGCAAAACCCCAACGTTGGACAACTTTGGTAGAGATTTAACGTCTTTAGCCAGAGATGGAAAACTGGATCCTGTAATCGGGCGTGAAAAAGAAATCGAGAGAGTTTCTCAGATTTTATCCCGTAGAAAGAAAAACAACCCGCTTCTTATCGGGGAGCCGGGAGTTGGTAAATCTGCGATTGCAGAAGGATTAGCTTTAAGAATTCAACAAAAAAAGGTATCCAGGGTCCTTTACGGAAAACGTGTGATCACTTTAGATCTGGCAAGTTTAGTTGCCGGAACAAAATACCGTGGTCAGTTTGAAGAAAGAATGAAGGCCATCATGACGGAGCTGGAAAAAAACAGAGATGTCATCTTATTTATTGATGAGCTTCACACCATTGTAGGTGCAGGAAGTTCTACAGGAAGTTTAGATGCATCCAATATGTTTAAACCCGCTTTGGCAAGAGGTGAAATTCAATGCATCGGGGCAACCACTCTGGATGAATATCGTCAGTATATAGAAAAAGATGGAGCTTTAGAAAGAAGATTCCAGAAGGTAATGGTGGAGCCTACTTCCATTGATGAAACCATTCAGATTTTGAATCAGATAAAGGATAAGTATGAAGAACATCACAATGTAGTTTATACCCCTGAGGCCATTAATGCATGTGTCAATCTGACATCGAGATATATTACAGACCGTTTCTTACCGGATAAAGCTATTGATGCAATGGACGAAGCTGGATCCCGTGTTTATATTAAAAACATGAAAGTTCCGACTGAGATCATTGATTTCGAGAAAAAAATCGAGGACATCAAAGAAATGAAACAGAAAGCCGTAAAAGCTCAGGATTATCTTGAGGCGAGAAAGCTTAAAGATGAAGAAGAACGTCTTCAGATGGAACTGAATGCAGCTCAGGAAAAATGGGATAAGGATGTAAAAGAGAAAAAAGAAACCGTAACGGAAGAAAATGTAGCTGAAGTGGTTTCCATGATGAGTGGAGTTCCTGTAACGAAAGTTGGCAAAAATGAGCTTGATAAATTAGCTCAGATGGACGAGAAGCTGAACGGAAAAGTAATTGGTCAGGAAGATGCTGTGAAAAAAGTAGTGAAAGCTATTCAAAGAAACAGAGCCGGTCTTAAAGATCCTAATCGTCCGATCGGTACCTTTATCTTCCTTGGTACAACCGGGGTTGGTAAAACAGAGCTTGCTAAAGTAATGGCGAGAGAGCTGTTCGAGTCTGATGAATCTCTGATCAGAATTGACATGAGTGAATACATGGAGAAATTTGCTGTTTCGAGATTAGTTGGTGCGCCTCCGGGATATGTAGGATACGAAGAAGGTGGTCAATTAACGGAAGCGGTAAGAAGAAAACCTTATGCTGTGGTTCTTTTGGATGAGATTGAAAAAGCTCACCCGGATGTATTCAATATTCTGTTGCAGATTCTGGATGAAGGACACGTTACCGATAGTTTAGGTAGAAAGATTGATTTTAGAAATACAATTATCATTCTTACTTCCAACATCGGAACAAGAGATCTTAAAGATTTCGGAGACGGTGTAGGATTCGGAACTTCAGCTAAAAAAACAAGTTCGGATACAAGAGCAAGAAGTACAATTGAAAATGCCCTTAAGAAAGCATTTGCTCCTGAATTCTTAAACAGAATTGACGACATTGTGATCTTCAACTCTCTGGTACAGGATGATATCAAGAAAATTATTGATATTGAACTGAACAAGCTTTATGGCAGACTTGAAAAACTAGGTTATAAAGTAGAATTAACTGAGGAAGCAAAAGACTTTATTTCTGAAAAAGGATGGGATAAAGATTTTGGAGCAAGACCATTGAAACGAGCAATCCAGAAATATATTGAAGATTTATTGGCAGAAATGCTGGTTAACAAACAATTAAATGAAGGAGAAACCGTAGTTCTTGATCTTAATGATGCTAAAGATGCATTAATAGGAAAAACGCAGAAGACGAAAAAATCAGCTGCTGAAAAGTCTTCTCAATCATAA
- a CDS encoding uroporphyrinogen decarboxylase — MSPEITTYIGYSASVFIVLSFILKDVRKIRIVNMIGCFCFVIYGFFSGPLWPVIIPNGLICFIQIYHLIIRKKA; from the coding sequence ATGAGCCCTGAAATTACTACTTACATCGGATATTCCGCCTCAGTTTTTATCGTACTGAGTTTCATACTGAAAGATGTGAGAAAAATCAGAATCGTTAACATGATTGGCTGTTTTTGTTTTGTCATTTACGGTTTCTTTAGCGGGCCTTTATGGCCGGTTATTATCCCTAATGGATTAATCTGTTTCATTCAGATCTACCATTTAATAATAAGAAAGAAAGCCTGA
- a CDS encoding glycosyltransferase — translation MKKKILTSAFSNLYTDQRIEKVCKTLFDNGYPVELIGNDWGGSEKMERPYPFSRIQIKSTSLKTAYFEFNWKLYHELKKKADKNTILHANDIDAILPNYLIAKKLNIPLVFDSHEIFTEMPAIQNRFSQKFWRVLEKSILPKIQFMMTESESYAEWFHEKYNVNAVVVRNIPRKLPPIEEVPDNNPKIILYQGAINQSRGIEKVILAMHHMKGAVLKIAGDGPRKKTYEDLVIQERLQDKVIFLGKLKPENLREVTKTADVGFSLEENNGVSYYYSLPNKVCDYIQARVPLVMINFPEMQRIKNQFDVGEMVTDHQPLTIEKAIHKILEKGRLYYKTELDKAADVFCWENEETKILQLFEKASGK, via the coding sequence ATGAAGAAAAAAATACTCACTTCAGCTTTTAGTAATCTGTATACAGACCAGCGAATAGAAAAGGTTTGTAAAACCCTTTTTGATAATGGATATCCTGTAGAGCTGATCGGGAATGACTGGGGCGGAAGTGAAAAAATGGAACGCCCATATCCTTTTTCCAGAATACAAATAAAATCTACCAGTTTAAAAACGGCCTATTTTGAGTTTAATTGGAAACTGTACCATGAACTGAAGAAAAAAGCTGACAAAAACACAATACTTCATGCCAATGACATTGATGCAATTCTGCCAAATTATCTCATTGCGAAAAAATTGAATATTCCATTGGTTTTCGATAGTCATGAAATTTTCACAGAAATGCCGGCCATACAAAACCGATTTTCACAGAAATTCTGGCGGGTGCTGGAAAAAAGTATTCTTCCTAAGATTCAGTTTATGATGACTGAGAGTGAAAGCTATGCGGAGTGGTTTCATGAAAAATATAATGTTAATGCGGTTGTTGTAAGAAATATTCCCAGAAAACTTCCTCCTATAGAAGAAGTGCCGGATAATAATCCTAAAATAATTCTGTATCAGGGCGCAATTAATCAGTCCCGTGGTATTGAGAAAGTGATTCTGGCTATGCATCATATGAAAGGCGCTGTTTTGAAAATAGCTGGTGATGGGCCTAGGAAAAAGACTTATGAAGATCTTGTTATCCAGGAAAGGCTTCAGGATAAAGTAATTTTTCTTGGTAAGCTTAAGCCTGAAAATCTGAGAGAAGTGACAAAAACGGCAGATGTAGGCTTCAGTCTTGAAGAAAACAATGGAGTGAGTTACTATTATTCGCTTCCTAACAAGGTATGTGATTATATTCAGGCCAGAGTGCCACTGGTGATGATTAATTTTCCGGAAATGCAGCGCATAAAAAATCAATTTGATGTTGGTGAAATGGTTACGGATCATCAACCCCTTACCATCGAAAAAGCGATTCATAAAATACTCGAAAAAGGAAGGTTATATTACAAAACTGAACTCGATAAAGCTGCAGATGTTTTCTGCTGGGAGAATGAAGAAACAAAAATTCTTCAGCTTTTTGAAAAAGCATCAGGTAAATAA
- a CDS encoding SufE family protein, giving the protein MTIKEKQQEIIDEFAFLEDWEQKYEYIIDLGKELKGLPEDKKTEENLIKGCQSKVWIDAEFKEGKLFFDADSDGILPKGIVSLLVSIYSGHSTQEILDSDFAFIAEIGLQEFLSPSRANGLMAMTKQIKFYAVAYQLKS; this is encoded by the coding sequence ATGACCATAAAGGAAAAACAGCAGGAAATAATTGATGAATTTGCATTTCTTGAAGATTGGGAGCAGAAATATGAATATATTATCGATCTTGGAAAAGAACTGAAAGGGCTGCCGGAAGACAAGAAAACCGAAGAAAATCTGATTAAAGGTTGTCAAAGCAAAGTATGGATTGATGCCGAATTTAAAGAGGGTAAGCTTTTCTTTGATGCAGATTCTGACGGAATTTTACCTAAAGGGATTGTTTCTCTTCTGGTAAGTATTTATAGTGGACATTCTACCCAGGAAATTCTGGATTCTGACTTTGCTTTTATTGCAGAAATCGGCTTACAGGAATTTCTTTCACCATCCAGAGCCAACGGTCTGATGGCGATGACCAAACAAATCAAATTTTACGCTGTTGCTTATCAATTGAAATCATAG
- a CDS encoding glycosyltransferase family 9 protein, whose translation MTRILAYRFSAFGDVAMTVPVFRELLEQNPDVEIVMVSRKNFEALFAGIPNVIFKGIDVDDYKGFFGLRRLSNELIKEFNPDFIANLHDVIRTKIIDKIYRRKGLKVFKIDKGKEEKDHLTDVWNLNKVQLERTVERYADVFRAMGFKVELSQKLRPASGSKSGIGFAPFAQHKGKMLPLEKSYELVRILAQKHTVYFFGGGKAEAETLERWEREIPNTKSLAGKLNLTEELNKIAGLEVMVSMDSANMHLASLVGTRCVSVWGATHPYAGFLGFGQSEEDVVQVKDLTCRPCSVFGDKECYRGDWACLEEFDIQKVIEKIL comes from the coding sequence GTGACCAGAATTTTAGCATATCGTTTTTCTGCATTTGGAGATGTTGCCATGACGGTTCCTGTTTTCAGAGAGCTTCTGGAACAGAATCCTGATGTGGAAATTGTCATGGTTTCAAGAAAAAACTTTGAAGCTTTATTTGCGGGCATTCCAAATGTTATATTTAAAGGAATAGATGTAGACGATTATAAAGGATTTTTTGGTCTAAGAAGGCTAAGTAACGAGCTGATCAAAGAATTTAATCCTGATTTTATTGCTAATCTTCATGATGTGATCAGGACTAAAATCATAGACAAAATTTATAGAAGAAAAGGACTAAAGGTTTTTAAAATAGATAAAGGAAAAGAGGAAAAAGACCACCTTACCGATGTTTGGAATCTGAATAAAGTTCAGCTGGAAAGAACCGTTGAACGGTATGCAGATGTTTTCAGGGCGATGGGGTTTAAAGTGGAGCTTTCACAAAAACTGAGGCCAGCTTCAGGATCCAAATCAGGAATAGGTTTTGCTCCTTTTGCTCAACATAAAGGCAAAATGCTTCCCCTGGAAAAATCCTATGAATTGGTTAGAATTTTAGCTCAAAAACATACCGTATATTTCTTTGGAGGAGGAAAAGCCGAAGCCGAAACTCTTGAAAGATGGGAACGTGAGATTCCTAATACTAAAAGCCTTGCCGGTAAGTTGAATCTTACAGAAGAACTTAATAAAATCGCCGGATTAGAAGTCATGGTTTCAATGGATTCTGCCAATATGCACTTAGCAAGCCTTGTAGGAACCCGTTGTGTTTCGGTATGGGGAGCGACTCACCCTTACGCAGGATTTTTAGGATTTGGTCAAAGCGAAGAAGATGTGGTTCAGGTAAAAGATTTAACATGCAGACCGTGTTCCGTTTTTGGTGATAAAGAATGTTACAGAGGAGATTGGGCGTGTTTGGAAGAGTTTGATATTCAAAAAGTGATTGAGAAAATCTTGTGA
- a CDS encoding glycosyltransferase family 2 protein, with the protein MKLSICIPVYNFDVRELVFDLKKEIKAYHIDAEIILIDDASKEHYKQINQPLQNEVFNFIFLEKNIGRSRIRNLFLQFSTGQYLLFLDCDGKIVNTNFLRQYIQFILENPSATVIYGGRKVSELNPDQDHYLRWKFAVERENLPVELRKEKPFLSFQTNNFMIRKEVLGKVGFNPEFQKYGYEDLLFAMDLKAENVKIDHIDNPILNNDLESNIVYIGKVEESVDSLSNMLKDQHLSLKLSEVKLVKMYYKFKKMPFNAVFSFLFTMGEGSVKRKLTKGNVSLRYLDIYKLGLLLRMMK; encoded by the coding sequence ATGAAGCTTTCCATCTGTATTCCGGTTTATAATTTTGATGTTCGTGAATTAGTTTTTGATTTAAAAAAAGAAATTAAAGCGTATCATATTGATGCTGAGATTATTTTAATTGATGATGCTTCAAAAGAACATTATAAGCAAATTAATCAACCCTTACAGAATGAGGTTTTTAATTTTATTTTTCTTGAAAAAAATATAGGACGATCCCGGATTCGTAACTTATTCTTACAATTTTCTACAGGTCAATATCTATTATTTCTCGATTGCGACGGGAAAATCGTCAATACTAATTTCTTACGACAATATATTCAATTTATACTGGAGAATCCCAGTGCCACTGTTATATATGGCGGTAGAAAGGTATCAGAATTAAATCCGGATCAGGATCATTATTTAAGATGGAAATTTGCAGTTGAAAGAGAAAACCTTCCTGTAGAATTACGTAAAGAAAAACCCTTTTTAAGCTTTCAGACTAATAATTTTATGATCCGAAAGGAGGTATTGGGAAAAGTAGGCTTTAATCCTGAATTTCAGAAATACGGCTATGAAGATCTTCTTTTTGCAATGGATTTAAAAGCGGAAAATGTCAAAATTGATCATATTGATAACCCGATTCTTAATAATGATCTTGAAAGCAACATCGTTTATATCGGTAAAGTAGAAGAGTCTGTGGACAGTTTATCCAATATGCTTAAAGATCAACATTTGAGTTTGAAACTGTCAGAAGTAAAGCTTGTAAAAATGTATTATAAGTTCAAGAAGATGCCCTTTAATGCTGTTTTTAGTTTTTTATTTACCATGGGAGAGGGAAGTGTCAAAAGAAAGCTTACAAAAGGAAATGTGAGCCTCCGTTATCTGGATATATATAAGCTTGGACTTCTTTTGAGAATGATGAAATAA